Proteins encoded within one genomic window of Verrucomicrobiia bacterium:
- a CDS encoding chorismate mutase, translating to MKLLNKRLQLARAIGQAKRKMGQSIFDPHREKILLQQLLKKKSAHFPEKSLLAIYREILSSCRSIQKPLAIGLLAQEEKNAYPVAREFFGGSCRYEIFTSSQAIENALNRGKCDFWVSQKDKKRGLQMVLKLKSRENKKKELFVLERAC from the coding sequence TTGAAGTTACTCAATAAACGGCTTCAATTGGCGCGCGCCATCGGTCAGGCGAAACGGAAAATGGGACAATCCATTTTTGATCCTCACCGAGAAAAAATTTTATTGCAGCAATTGCTGAAAAAAAAATCTGCTCATTTTCCGGAAAAGTCGTTGCTGGCTATTTATCGCGAAATTTTGTCCTCTTGCCGTTCGATTCAAAAACCGTTGGCAATAGGTTTATTGGCGCAGGAAGAGAAAAATGCTTATCCCGTAGCGCGCGAATTTTTTGGGGGCTCTTGTCGCTATGAAATTTTTACTTCATCCCAAGCTATAGAAAACGCCTTGAATCGGGGGAAGTGCGATTTTTGGGTTAGCCAAAAAGATAAAAAACGTGGTCTACAAATGGTTTTAAAGCTAAAAAGCCGTGAAAACAAAAAAAAGGAGCTTTTTGTTCTGGAGCGGGCGTGCTAA
- a CDS encoding Nif3-like dinuclear metal center hexameric protein: MMALSKITNYLNNYLQHAHIADYSGAKNGLQLANNGRVSQVMAAVDANGLTVAKAIEARADLLLVHHGLFWNEEVLMVGARYGLFKAAMDANLAIYSSHLPLDAHPKLGNNVLLSKALKLASGKPAFEEKGTSIGRLITTCCDRKELCRRLGRVLGGEPKLIAAGPRVVRRLGVITGGAGNRIYDVAKSGIDTFVTGEGSHWTFGAAHELKINLIYGGHYATETFGVKALANHVGQRFRLRWSFIDVPSGL, encoded by the coding sequence ATGATGGCTTTATCAAAAATTACGAACTATTTGAACAACTATTTGCAACATGCTCATATTGCTGATTATTCGGGTGCGAAAAATGGGTTGCAATTGGCTAATAACGGGCGGGTTAGTCAAGTGATGGCGGCGGTAGATGCGAACGGGTTAACGGTAGCGAAAGCGATTGAGGCGCGGGCTGATCTTTTGTTGGTGCATCATGGGTTATTTTGGAATGAAGAGGTGTTGATGGTGGGCGCTCGCTATGGGCTTTTTAAAGCGGCGATGGATGCGAATCTTGCGATTTATAGTTCGCATTTGCCGTTAGATGCGCATCCCAAGTTAGGTAATAATGTTTTGTTGTCGAAGGCGCTAAAATTAGCTTCGGGTAAACCGGCTTTTGAAGAAAAAGGCACTTCGATTGGACGATTGATTACCACGTGTTGCGATCGGAAGGAGTTGTGTCGGCGGTTGGGTAGAGTGTTGGGAGGTGAGCCGAAATTAATTGCGGCAGGTCCGCGTGTGGTTCGTCGTTTGGGAGTTATTACAGGTGGAGCTGGGAATCGGATTTATGATGTTGCAAAAAGTGGTATTGATACGTTTGTCACGGGCGAGGGTAGTCATTGGACGTTTGGGGCTGCGCATGAACTTAAGATTAATTTAATTTATGGTGGGCATTACGCTACGGAAACTTTCGGGGTGAAAGCGCTAGCGAATCATGTAGGTCAACGTTTTCGCTTGCGTTGGAGTTTTATTGATGTTCCTTCGGGGCTTTAA
- a CDS encoding 50S ribosomal protein L11 methyltransferase, with protein sequence MRNLQQGYLWRKRSQFAESWIPFLEKIFGDRVVLTQEPHRKTGALEIYLKNETEGKILQKNLGGRVLFFDSKQWAKWQRAAHYPIKIENQLLVVASEKQRDFFQRRYPKRKILWIPAEAAFGTGAHATTFLCLREMIKCYPFASLVDAGTGSGILAIAAAQLGCKKVQAFDSDPVAIRVAKQNAQRNRVNISWNVKKIEHFQPKQKVDGVVANLFSEILIHRSKKIANWIKKDGFLILSGIRSYQRAEVQKAFSFLTAKEIFQKEGWCGMVFQK encoded by the coding sequence TTGAGAAACTTACAACAAGGTTATCTTTGGCGGAAACGCAGTCAATTTGCAGAAAGTTGGATTCCTTTTTTAGAAAAAATTTTTGGAGATCGAGTGGTTTTGACTCAAGAACCGCATAGAAAAACTGGAGCACTAGAAATTTATTTGAAAAATGAAACAGAGGGCAAAATTTTACAGAAAAATTTGGGTGGACGCGTTTTATTCTTCGATTCCAAACAATGGGCAAAATGGCAACGAGCCGCTCATTATCCGATAAAAATAGAAAATCAATTACTAGTTGTTGCCAGTGAAAAGCAACGCGATTTCTTTCAACGCCGTTATCCGAAGCGAAAAATCTTGTGGATTCCAGCCGAAGCCGCCTTTGGCACAGGTGCTCATGCGACCACTTTTTTGTGTTTGCGTGAAATGATAAAATGTTATCCCTTTGCTTCACTTGTTGATGCAGGAACAGGTAGCGGTATTTTAGCGATTGCCGCAGCTCAACTTGGTTGTAAAAAAGTTCAAGCCTTTGATAGTGATCCCGTCGCCATTCGCGTTGCCAAACAAAATGCGCAACGCAATCGGGTTAATATCTCGTGGAATGTGAAAAAAATCGAACATTTTCAACCTAAGCAGAAAGTTGACGGTGTCGTGGCTAATCTTTTTAGCGAAATATTAATTCATCGATCGAAAAAAATCGCAAACTGGATTAAAAAAGATGGCTTCCTTATTTTATCCGGCATTCGCAGTTATCAAAGGGCGGAAGTTCAAAAAGCCTTTTCTTTTTTAACAGCAAAAGAAATTTTTCAAAAAGAAGGTTGGTGTGGTATGGTTTTTCAGAAGTAA